TTCCTCCATTTAGTGAAAATGTAGCTAGCAAATTCAAAGACCGGTGAATCATTACACATGAAAGTGCTTTTCAAACTGAAACTCTATTCTCGGAAAGGATGAGAGACTTAAGCACATAAAGAGTGTCCTTTCCTCGCAGTTGTCTTCAATCGTGATAGCTTAGACTTTGGATACAAGTGAGAAAGAGGTTACCTTTACTGTCTTACATGCATGCTTTGATTCCTATATCcaacaaataaaaagaagtaCGAAGAAAACAACCAGAGTTATACTTGTTTTATCTTGTAGAGCTCCAGCAGATACTTTAGTGATAAGAACATCACTGTTGAATGAAGTTGAACTAAAATTCATGCTAGCATTTCAAATACTCTTTAAAATACTGATTGAAGTTTATTGACATGATAGGAGAACGTAAATACCGAAATTACCCATCTATGTTAAGAAATACCACAACTACCCCCTAATATCATCATTTGTCATATACTCCAGATGTCCGTTGCTGAACGGTTAATTCTGGTACTGTAGGTGGGTGATTCTCATGTATTAAAAACAGCCAAAACCAAGAAAAGtttcaattgattttttttctttggtcaaaagaaaatttttaatACAGCCAAAAAAATCTAATTGCATTAATTAATATAGAAAGTGAATATAGCAAAACAAGGGAATAAATCtgaatattttaagaaatttcagATTTTCACACAGAGAAAACAAAGCTCACTTTTCCTACATATAAAAATTGTCTAAAAATGGTTATTGGTTTTATACAGAAtcatctaattttaaaaattaataccataaatgtacaaaaaacttcattagaaaaACAACTGGAACCTCTCAGCAGTCaaatcctttttttcttttcttattttcccataatattatgaaaattattcctaatttgtttttttttatcttgtaatAGAGTTTTTTCATTATTCACTTCTTTCCTTCTCACACTATAAAACCCCTCCCAAAGTTTTacttcttcctcctctctctCCAATACATCACTCGCTCTCTTCATCGCATCATCCTCTTTCGACCAtctttactctcttttttttccagTTTTCTCAACAATATTAAAACCtgttgtatctttttttttcaaatactcATGTTAAGAAAGACAAGATCTTGATGTTCAGACATTAATGTCTCCAGTGATTAGCGAAGCACTTAGATCTGGCTTAACTATAGATTCATCTCTTAGACGCAGGACCCATCTTGTTCAATCTTTCTCCGTCGTTTTTCTTTACTGGTTCTATGTTTTCTCAGAAATCATCTCTCCTTTAGCCATAACATATAGcctataaactatatattatatcacCTTTCCAGATAGTTTTTGTTTAACCTTAATCTATCAGGGTCCTGCGTCTTTTCAGTTGAACTAGTGTTTTTTTCgtgtctttttttattttattttaatttgggTTGTTTGATGATGAATAAACCGGAGATGAGATCGTGTATGACCTGTAACTGGTCGCCGGTTTTAACGACCAGTTTACCAAACTCCGGTTCGGAGTCCGATCTCGTGCAACGTGATCTGATCAACGAGCGGAAGAGGAAGAGGCTGGAGTCCAACAGAGAGTCGGCAAGGAGGTCGAGGATGAGGAAGCGGGAGCATCTGGTGGGTCTAACCACTCAGCTCGAGCAGCTGCGCAAGGATAACCGCAAGGCCACCATCGCGATCGATGTCACGACGGAGCACTACGACAAGATGGAGGCGGAGAACTCCGTTATGAGAGCTCAGGTGACCGAGCTAAACCATCGCCTGAATTCCCTCAACCAGATCATCGCTTTTCCAGAGTCTTACTCCTCCGCCGCCGGAGAGTTTGGGATGGTGACGGGCCACTCCGCCGCCGGAGGGTTTGGAATGGAGACGGGTCACTCCGCCGCTGAAGGTTTTGGGATGGAGGCTGCTCCCTCCGCCGCCGGAGGGTTTGGGATGGAGACGGGTCAGTCCGCCACCGGAGGTTTTGGGGTGCCGTCAGCTCCCTCCGCCGCCGGAGGATTTGAGATGGAGACGGGTGATTACGCCGCCGGAGGATTTGGGATGGCGACAGCTCCCTCCGCCGCCGGAGTATTTGGAATGGCGACTGCTCCCTCCGCCGCCGGAGGATTTGAGATGGACACCGCCGCTGGAGGATTTGGGGTGGCGACAGTTCCCTCCGCCGCCGGAGTATTTGGAATGGAGAATGCTCCCTCCGCCGCCGCCGGAGGATTTGAGATGGAGACGGGCTACACCGCCGCCGGAGGATTTGGGGTGGCGACAGTTCCCTCCGCCGCCGGAGTATTTGGAATGGAGAATGCTCCCTCCGCCGCCGCCGGAGGATTTGAGATGGAGACTTGTCAGGGAGGAGGAGTAACCGATTACGTCGATGACTGGAGTagcggaggaggaggtggatTTTACGACGATGGCTGGAGCagcggaggaggaggtggatTTTACGACGGAGGAGAGATGGACCCTTTCGATCTAGGGTTTTATGACGAACCACCAAACATGGCTTCTGCTTCTGCTGGCGTTGGTGATGTTCTCAACTTTTGGTAACTCAATGTCACAATCACCATCATCTAGAGAGAGACGAATATGACTGACATCAGGGGGTAAACTTGTAATAATCTTATTATAGATGATGTGATGCTGGGTGTTTAGATTATAAGATAAAGTTAACTAAGGCTTAATCAGTGTTGTAATGGACATAAATGTGTAGTATGAAGATGGTGATGTGATTGtaattggggggggggggggggggggggggggggatatattatttaagttttttttaattaatgatgaataaatattatattttgaccTTTTTCTTGTATTTTCTGCTTTCCTTATTTGGAAGCATTCGTTGCTCTTATTAGAAAGATGAAACTTTGGCTGGTAGTGAAGAATGATAACAATGTGAGACGGTTCTAcgaggggtgggcgttcgggtatccattcgagttcggttcgggtctattcgggtttcgggttttcggatcAAAGATTTCAGTCTCATTCGAATATTTCTAaacttcggttcgggttcggttcgaatctttgcgggttcgattcgggttcggataatccatttaaattatttttaaaattttaaaattcattatatattttaaaatacgcaaaatctataaacaaagtaatatattacatataaatttgaataacacatgtcaaaatacctaaacttaacatataaattggtttgatttgaatatttgaatagagaataaataaatattttgagtatttttggttttttgagtatactttaactatttaagacatttacttttgattaattgtttatatattcaagtattttggataaGTTAAAagtatcaaatatattttagatattttttaatatacattaaatataaaaaataattaatatataggtttataaatctatttcggatacattcgggtacccgaaatatTTCGGTTTGGATCGGGTTCAATTTCGGTTctttaaataccaaaattttagatccatttggatatttaatcaattttggtttgagttcagtactactttttcggatcgggttcggttcggtttttcggaTTCGGGTTTTTCGCCCCGCCCTGGTTCTATCCAAGGTGGTTCgatttaaaaacgttttatagAGATGGAATATTATCATTATTGTGCTCGAGACTATAACTGGACCAAAATGTGATAGATAATGATGCATTTTAGTACTTACAGCAAAATGGATTGTGGATCATGGGCCACTcgagttttctctttttttttttttctttctttttcaagaATCTAACGTACGAGGCACATAATCCCAGTTTCTCAATAATTTCGTTATTATATTACGTACATGATTATTCTTTCAAATCCCCATTAACCTAACACGTTTAccatatactatttttttagaCATAAGAGCAAATCCATTTGTAAGAGACTCTAATGGattcttataaataaataaatagttaatttggtgatttgaaaaattaaaaaccttTGTTagtgtaattaattttttttctcttccaaTGGTTGAACTTCGTAAGGATTCTTAAAAACTCACATGaattgagagaaagaagtatATATGGTTATGACTATTCACATGATTCCTATGAAACAATAGACCGATTGACACACAAACAAAGAGCATGATTAAGACAGTAAAGACAAACCTACAACTCTGAACTTAAACCATGAAGAACACAAAGGGATTCCGAGAAAAAAGTCTCACGTATTCACTCGGATCACACGGAAAATCAAACAGCACCACATGGTCAACGCCAGAGGAATCTATTCCACAAGAAGCTCTGCCAATGTATTTGCAAAGAggaaaacaaaacttttaatatcttttaatgttCAGGCAGCAACATATTAAACGATTAACGAAGTACCTATCCGTGCAGACCAGAAACAGTGAATGATCTTCGGGATGAGACGACGTGAATTCTTCCATGTTTGTAAGTCGTGTCCCTTGTGCGAGTGCTGCGTAAAACGGTAGGACGTGCAGCTGCCTTTCGTTTCTATCAAGCCGCTTGAATATATTCTCAACTTTCCTACATGTCTCAATCTGGAAAATGCATAGGGTACAACTTTCAAACATGAGAATGAGATTTTCAAAATGGTTTAGTAGGAGCAAAAATAGCAGTGAGGGACAGACCTTATTGCAGAAGATGATAGTCTTGGCAACAAGATTTTCCTCGATAATCTGAAGGAGAGCAACTTTCTTGTTCTGAAAAGCAGTCTCAGGAGTTTTCTCTGCATTATCATCTCCACTGCAGTCAACAAGAACCTGCACAATCAAACTCAATATCGGCCATCCACCAAGTTTCAGAAGAAGACCACCAAGTTTAATAAAACGTTACGCTATATTGTTGTTTCCATTATATATTTCCTCCAATCACTTATGTTACTACCAAACAGATATTGGCACTGCAAGAACTTACACCATGAAGAACCAGAGCCGGTCCTAGAAAATATGTGgctacaaacaaaaattaaaaatgtggCCTATTCTCTTAAGGGGATTCGAACCCGCGAGGCTAAACACTAGTAACCATTACCCAAACAGCTAATGCTAACAAGAACTTTCTGTCCAAATACGGCCGAAAATTTAGATAATCTATGGCGGCCGGAAGCAACAGCTTCCTCAGCTTCTTTCAAGGGCCGGCTCTGTGAAGAACAAACCTACAACTCTGAACTTAGAGACATGAGACATGTCCCCGCTCTCTGAACAAACCTACAACTCCGGCGCGCAATACCCGTGACTTCCCATGACTCTAGTAGAGACATGAGACATGTCACCGCTCGGACCAAACTTAGCAAGCCCAAAGTCAGATAGCTTTGGTTTGTAGCCATGGTCTAGCAATATGTTTACGGTTTTCAAGTCTCTGTAGATCAGAGGAGGTTGTGCTACGTTGTGAAGATACACTAGCCCTTCGGCTGATCCTAAAGCTATATGCATCCTTGTGCTCAAATCTAAAACCTCTTCTTCATATCCGTAACCTGAccataacaaaaaaacaatattcaagATTTATACTTTAATGAATAAGAGTATAGTTCTCGTTACCGTGGATATGATCTTCTACAGATCCAAAAGGCATGTACTCATAGACGAGGAGTCTTTGGTCTCCTTCAGCGCAGTAACCGAACAAAGTTGATTCCTTGCTTTCTCTTGAAGTTGATTCCTCTGAAGAAGTTGCTTCTCTGTTATGATCTTCATCATAGCCTCAGAATATGGAAGAGAAACGACATCGAATCGACAGAGAAAGTGATAGACATCAGAATTGAGAGAGAATCAAcagagaagatggagagatagAAGAATTGACAGAGGAGATGGAGAGATCGAAGAATCACAGAGAATGGCcagagaagatggagagatcggaggaggaagagagaaaagggAATTTCGCATCAAACCCCGACGAAGGAGAGAGATACACATATGATCCGTCAAATTAAAAGGTGACACGTAAGGATTCttaacaaaccttaaaattCCAGTTTAAACAGCGGTTCTGTGATTTATTTcctttcttcatttatttttttcacttttttgttTAGAACCTCACTTAAGAGGCCCTGGTCTAAGGTTCTCTAGAAGAGTTGTTAAGTAAACAAttctttaaaactattttatccTTGTTAGTGATCTAGATTATCTTCgattgttttccaagatgtttCTAAGGGATTCCCGGAAGGTTGATAAAGTTTTTAAGATAAATTAGTTAATCCTATACTTATATGGACATGCACCACAGTAACCAAAAAGGTCTAGATCTTTGATTTGATGTGATGAAGAAGACATGTGGAGTGATAACATGTCTGCTATGTTGTTCCAGATATTTGTTGTAGATATGCCGTTGATAGATTTGATACCCAAATGTCAATTGCATAAGAGCAAAGTGAAGAGGATATGACATATTGTTTACGGAGACGTAAACACTATTAATATATTAGAACTACTTGACAAAGCTAAAAAAAAAGGCCCTTTCATCTCGGCATGAAGCGTGGAGAGGCTTCTATGACATACTTACATCCTAAAAGTTTCACCCTCATTTGATCCCTAGCTCTATCATAAAACACTGACTAAGCCATAATCGATCTAAGATGCATCGATTTGACAGGTCAGAACTAGATATCCATGGAAAGGGCTGGAATCGACAACTAAAACTATTAGATCTCATGGGTCATCTTCCTCCTATTTGAGGTTTTCGTCTTCAAACTCTCAGTTTCTAGAACAATTAATTGAAATGTATCAATTGGTGAGATATCTTTTCTATTAAGTActttattgttgtttgtttttaaatgtATCAGATAATCCGTGGAAAATGTCAAATTGTGGtgccatttcttttttttcatctaAATCAAAAGTTTGTGTGTTTGGGATAAAAATGTATTCGGAAAGAATATGAAAGAGATCGATAATCTGATAGAactaaaacctaaaaaaattattagagattaagaaatatagttaatatacatttttctaGACTACTACATTTAGGGTTCAGATGATTTTTTTTCCGTTAGAGTTCAGATGATTAATTTCTAGATTtagatttcaaatataaaacatgGCTATTTTATATGACCAAAGTAAATGTCATACTAGTCGATCATCTTACTATAAAGAAATGTTAGCACTAGCACTAATAATTAGTAAGAGTAAAATGAACACCGATATTACCAAGATTATACAGTGACTAccttacaaaatttaaaatgctgTAAGTTTTAATGAAGCCTATAAAAAACAGGGTTAGGGTGTCAGGATTATAGTTATTTTAGAtgttaattatgaaaatataataatttaaatgaataatatgacatacaaatttttaaaaacatattataatttttcggaaacttgttaaaaatttatgcaGTTGGGAGAGACATATATATAGTTGGAAAAATGttatattacttaaaaatatttaccaaaataagttttgtttatgcttaaaataaaaaccaaaatatttgcTATTAAAAACAACATATGAAATCTCTAaactgtaaatatataaaacatgatccaaaatctaaaatctaaatattttaaatcataaaactaaataataatttaaaattctcaTTGTCACACTCGCACGTCTAGGACATTTCATAAACTTTAATTAACAACCAAACTATATACTCATATCTAAATCTAATTAAATCATGAATTCTAACTATGAACGATAAATCTTAAGAACTTAAACTTATAGCCACATCTAATATGAGATTTGatcccccccctcccccccaccccaccccccccccccaaaaaaaaaattctaatatgagcactctaaaccctaataaattttttaaagtagGTCTGATCTTAAATACTTGATATTTGTTCCACTTCCTGTATTTGTCTTATAATTATCCACAAAACTAAGCACTTCCCACGATAAAGACACATAATAGgtatctaaaattaaaaattaaaaattaaaaatacaacttgTTTTTTGTTCATTCAATTTCTTAAGCCtaatatatttcatttatttaattttatccaACTCTTTGTTGGAAGATACTATTTTCCCTCggatatttattattaataaatcacTATTTAACGTTTTTTGTGTGTAAAATCATCATTTGAAAGATCTTTTATCTGTctcatatatatagatattcaATTGACTTCTTactaatacatttttaaatgtCACACATCAAATTCATATGgtattacaaatttttattaacactaatttattattattttatttgaaattatgaaaatattacatCAGCAATTTTACAACATATAAATCTACCGCTTTACGAGAATCCACACAAATTTATATgcaccatatttttttttgtaaatttatctCCATTAAAATGGATAAAAAATAATCGATCGtatctttaatatttaaattctagACTTCatgtaaaaacatttataaatccTTTTAAAAAGCTTTCACATATGTGTATTtagttataaacttataatgaTGATATTTGATGAGATAATTTGACAAACAAATCATCCTCAATGATAGCCAGGCATCAAAAACAATACTTTACATTGACTTTTACAAATCTACCATGCAATAGGCTTAAGTGGTCATTGATGAAATGATTAaaccagaaacaaaaaaagtttaatgTTAATCAACTTTGAAAACTCATATATGTTCAATGAATCCACATACCATATATGTTGATTGGTGAGTTTGTCCTTATTTACTTGTTGcacattataatatattatatactctGTGAAAAGGAATAAAATTTTGGGGGCAAGTAGATCTTCGTGTGTCTGACTTAGCGTAAGAATAAAACTATATTTCAGGGTAACAATATGTGGAGTATATTTCTCTGTCGCCACCATAGTTGATTGTCTTTGATCTTCAATCGCCTTTTCTCCGAATAAAACACGTACGAAAGATTGATCAGAATCGATTCTTTTGATAGTTGCACCGTCCACttcattatttttgttgttggcGTAAAATTCATTTATCCACGATTATATTCCCGTTAACACTAGGCACTAGCTACATGTTTGTAAGTTCGCTTGCACAGttatgaaagaaacaaaaagaatgtTATCTTCTTTTTGAGAAAGGGTAAAGAGAATGTTATTCTAGTATGAATGAGACGAGTGTTAAGTGGGACATATAAGCTAAATTTCCTTTCTTGACATCTAAGCTAATCTTTCCGTCAAAAGTTTACATAGGGTTGTCGTGATTCTTGGTCAAGAAGGATATAATCAAATGTATCCTTCTTGGCCACTGGAGATCTCCGACTTTGTACAAGTTTTCAGCAAGTGATTTACTCCGGTTTACCAGAAACACATTAAACCGGGGCCTGTTTACATATGAAATAGACACAATTAAGTTTAGATGGGCTAAACTGCAAAAAGCATCGTGGGAATAATCTCTGTCATTTACGTTTTTGCAAAGGTTGTTGAGCAGTTAAGAGTTCTTCTGGCCCAGGCTTGTTTATAATGAACCCTCTGCTATTTGGGCCCTATAGTAAGTAAAGACACATTCCTTAAAATACTAGTAGTAGATTTGTAATAATCAAATCTACTGTAAGAAAAGTTACAAAATCGCACTAGATGTTGCTTCCGTATGCGGGGTCAGGGCACGGTTTCatactataaattttataaatttcaaataagAGATATTAATTCAAAAGAATAATAAGTAGTTTCAGAAAGCAACCTAACAACAATAGAAATTAGTTCGTAAGAAacttacttttaattaaaaataaatagattcatattttaataaatcagaGCAAAATATTCGTTTTATATTCTAAAGTTTGTTAACTAATACGTGTATTATTTAGAGAAATATGTATAGTAGTTTTCCATTGTTTTAAACTCTATAAATCTCAGACTTGAAAACATGGTGTGTTCAATTGGTCTAACCTAGTTGCTGACAAGTTTTGGCATATATACATTGATAATGATATTTAATTCCCCATTAATTTTTCTCCAACTGATGAGAGTGGGTGAAAAAATATACTACTGGAGAGATGAGAATAAATAAGTAGTAGCAGAAACAATAAAGGAACTGCCATTAAACATTTTTCTTCGAGTATTTAACAAAGCCTATTTATCTAAAaggattaaataatttaatttgggGACAGAAAAGTTTTGGCTTTTGCGGCTAATGGAGAAACAGTAACACGTAGAGCGCACTCCCCGTGGTCCAGAAGCCACCCACCAATCTCTCCTAATCCATAGTAATATTCTCTtaacataattaaatttttagaaaatggtaactaaatctATCATAtacttcaaaaaagaaaattacttttattgtttatttttcaaaatgtgttgtatttatttaaactatACTGATCTCTGTGTGTGTTAatgctgattaaaaaaaaaaaattagagaaaacTTTAACATAAagcaaaagtaaaaataaaaaagaaaaagcgaaaataaaataaataaataaaaagaaaaagagaagaacGTGGCACAATTCCCCGTGCGTGCTTCTTCCTCCTCACCCCCAAGACGCAGACGCAGACGCAGACGCAGACGCACCACCCAtaactcctctctctctctctctctctcagatcGA
This Brassica napus cultivar Da-Ae chromosome C6, Da-Ae, whole genome shotgun sequence DNA region includes the following protein-coding sequences:
- the LOC106405012 gene encoding circumsporozoite protein-like, with amino-acid sequence MMNKPEMRSCMTCNWSPVLTTSLPNSGSESDLVQRDLINERKRKRLESNRESARRSRMRKREHLVGLTTQLEQLRKDNRKATIAIDVTTEHYDKMEAENSVMRAQVTELNHRLNSLNQIIAFPESYSSAAGEFGMVTGHSAAGGFGMETGHSAAEGFGMEAAPSAAGGFGMETGQSATGGFGVPSAPSAAGGFEMETGDYAAGGFGMATAPSAAGVFGMATAPSAAGGFEMDTAAGGFGVATVPSAAGVFGMENAPSAAAGGFEMETGYTAAGGFGVATVPSAAGVFGMENAPSAAAGGFEMETCQGGGVTDYVDDWSSGGGGGFYDDGWSSGGGGGFYDGGEMDPFDLGFYDEPPNMASASAGVGDVLNFW